AGACCTGTTTTGAGCGCCTGGTATCGAGTTTCCCAAACTGGCCGGTCATGTGAGGCGCTGGgtctgctctccccacctcccgATCCTGATCCCGAAAGGCCTCCAGGGAGGCAGCTCCCTGTGACAGGGAACTGTCATCAGAATACCCTCTGTCTTTCCTCCAGCCTGGGCTGGGTACCCATTAACCCTTCGTGTTCTGGCTACAAGCACGAGGGCAGGAGGGACACCTCTGTTCCCCTGCCAGTGGCTTCCCCAGGATGGTCCTGGGTAAGTGAGAGCTGGAGACATCCACGAGCATCCCCCTTCCCGCTGCGACCACATGAGCCTGATGCTGAAGGCTAGAGGGGAAAGCCTGGGACTGTCTgaagcaggggctgggctgggcagacTGGGCTGGGCTATGACTGAGCTGGGCTATGActgagctctgggctgggctgggctgaactgggcagggctgagctgggctATGCTGGGCTGAACTGAGGTggactgggctgggctgggctgaactgggcagggctgagctgggctgtgCTGTGCTGAACTGAGGTGGACTGGGCTGAACTGAGGTggactgggctgggctgggctgaacTGAGGTggactgggctgggctgggctgagctgggctgggctgagcagggctgggctgggctgggctgaacTGAGGTGGACTGGGCTGAACTGAGGTggactgggctgggctgggctgaacTGAGGTGgactgggctgagctgggctgagctgggctgagctgggctgggctgagcagggctgggctgggctgggctgaacTGAGGTGGACTGAGCTGAACTGATGTGgactgggctgagctgggctgtgctgggctgaactgggctgggctgggctatGCTGGGCTgaactgggctgggctgggctgggctgggctgggctggtcaGCCTGGACTGGGCTAGGCAGGCTGGACTAGGCTGGGCTAGGATGGACTGACTGAGCTGGGCTGGACTGGGGTGAACGGGCAGCCTGGGAAGGGTTGAGCTAGGTTGGGACtcagctgggcagggctggggagagggcagcGCGGAATCAGAAAGCACGAGTGAGCAGAGTTTGGAAGCACCTTGCAAATTCGTAATTAGCTGGTCAGTCGTAGCAGTAACTTGTGCAACAACCGAGCTCCAACCAGCCCGCACGCACGGTGAGAACAGGACTATGGCTTCTAGCTCACAACCATCCCCCCAGCAGGGAGCAGGACCAGCGGCTGTGATGGCTGGACAGGGGTCATCTGTCCAGGACCCAAGTTGTCATGATGTCCCAGTACCATTGGAAAATCACCTAACTTCGCCAGGAGTGAGGGCTGTCGCACTGGGACCTCCTGCACTGGAACCGTCGGACCAGTCCCTGGGGGGCATCCAGAGGCCTCCGTCAGACTCGGCCCTCCCTGACCCTCCACATCCCAGTACACTGGAGACTGGTGGTATTAGCAAGGCCCACgcggggggaggaaggaggggtgaCAGGCAGAGGCCCTCACCTGGCCTCCCCGGGCTGTGGGCTTCTCGCCTGTGCACCCGTGCGTACTCGgctgggaagccttctctgactgtTGGCAGAAGAGATGTCCAGAGCCCCTCAGCCAGTGGCCTGGGTCCAGGGCCCCGTGGAGTTCCAGCTGAGAGGGATTCCCTCATGACCGCTGTGAACCCAAGGCTGCAGGGGAGGCTGCAGGCCGCGGCTGCTCTATTTTTAGATGACCCCATTTCTTCGCCACCTCTGGGTCTCACGATGAATGACAATGCCAGGGCTGCCCCAGGGCCGAAGCTATGCTATGACCCAGAGCTTCAGGACCCAGTGACCCTGTCGCCAGCCTGGTGGAGCACTCAGGGAGGCCTCCTTACCTCTCTGGGCACCGCTTTAACCACCAACGGCTTCCCTGCCACCACAGCGGACCCCGAGCTTTGAAAGCCTTTGCTCACCAATCTGCCTTTCTTTGTGATAGTCACTTTCCCCCGGTTGACAGATGAACAAAAGGCCACTTGGGTACCTGCCAATGACCATTAGAGAATCTAGTACCTGTCAGGCCCTCCTGACacccaggccctgagctggggccTCCATGCACCCCCTGAGTGTCCAGCCCAGGCTCCACTGTCCCCCTGGAAGGCTTCCTGCTGTCTGTCTGGTCCTTGGGGTCCAGGAGACATCAGCCTTCCTGACGTGGCCAGTGTGGGCTTTCAGAGCAGACGGCCTGGGAGAAGCatcacctctctccctccccctctccctcccaatGCAGACAGCGCTAAAAATACCCTTCTATCCGTCCCCACGtggtgcccagcccagcccagcaggcCCTCCGTGTCCCTCACTGGCTGGAAAGTCCTATTCTTCAGCCTGAGTTCTCAGAGGTCCAGGGGCCAACCGAGAGGTAGGGACCCAGCGGCTGTGGAGTGTGGGCATCGGGGAACGGGAGGTGGGATttggggcagggagcagcaggggagggtgggTTATGGTAGGATAGGCTGCGGGGCATAGAGATCACAGCACTGGGTGCTTTGGAcacagccccccagccccccagccctggtCAAGCTGGGCCCCTTGGGGCACAGTGAGGGCTCAGGCAGCACACTGCCTTCGGCGTCCTGGCTGGAGAGGTGGGCAACGGGGAGGCCCGACCACACCCTCCAGCCGCAGCCGGGACCCCAGGGTCCCATCCCTGGCCACAGCTGGCTTCAGGCCCTTTGTGTCCTGCCCGCTGAAGCCATCCTCACTCCTGGCCTGGACAGGCACCAGGCCGAGGCTCTGAGACTCTCCAGAAGCCCCCACGCCATTCGTACTGGGCCCGCAGGGTGGCAGGTGTCAGCAGACGCAGCTGAGGCCCCACGAGAAGGTGGGTGGGCACTCCGCCCACTGGCCCCCGGGGCTGTAGCAGCTGGCCACAGGGAACACGGGAATGATGGGAATGTGAGGCCTGGGGCAGTGGCCGCGGGCTCCTGTCCTCACTCAGCCAGAGGGCCCCCCTGGGCGGGGGTCAGGCAGGAGGGATGCTGGCCAGGGCCGCTGAGCTGTCCAGTCCTGGCTGGGCTCCCGGGGTACTGCCCTGCTCTGCAGGGGCGCGACTGGGGAGGAAGGGCCTCAGCTCCTGCCACGGCCTCCAGCCCTCCCGGCCCCTTGGCACCCACAGTTCGCAGTTCTCTTTACAAGGCTTTGTTATTTTGATCACACTTATTTCACcaagggtttggtccctgtggaTCGCCggcctttcccttccctttgatGGCTCTGGAGGACGCCCCCTAGTGGACAGACCAGCTTTTTTTGCAGTTGTTGGTAGCTCCGGGTGAAATTCCCGGCAGCTTTTCTGGGGTAAAATGTCAGGAGTACATAAATGAACATGCACATAGTTAAATAAGCCAGAAGTGGATTTGGTGGATCTGATGATGCGGACACTGACTCGAAGTCGCTGTCCAGAGAGCCCCCCTTAGTCGGGTTTGTCTTTACCAACCTGCACCCAGGGGCCTGTAACCTGGGGTTCGGCGCGTGGGCCCTGAGCCCGCCTCCCCCACTTGGACAGGTGATGTGAGCCTTCTGTGCTTGTGTTCCCCACCTTTACGGGGACCCTGACAGCACCCACCTCCCAGGGTTGTCGTGCAGGCCACGTGAGGAGAGCATGCCACCCTTGAGACGCAGCCTGGCCCATGGGGAACACTATGACCACAGAGTCCCTTTCCCTGCCAGCCTCTGGATCTGCAGTTGAGAAAACTGGgaccaaggtcacccagcaaggTCATGGCAGCCCAAGGCTCCATGTAACCGTGGACAGTGAGGATCAGTGGGGCAGGAAGGCTTCCAATGGCCCTCCTCACACTCCCCAGCAAGGTCAAATCTGGGAGCAGAGGAAGCCACTTGGAGGTGGCGGATCACAGGGGTCCACAGTCTCCGGAGGGTCTGTTCTGTGTAGCCCAGAGTTGTGGAGGGGGCCGGGTGTGGTTTTCATGCTGGCTTTGCCCTGCCCTGACTACCTGGCCAGGGTTAGGTCTCtggccctctctgagcctcaacctTCTCACTGTAAAATGGGACGAACACGGAGCCCTTGAGCCCACCGCACGGGGCGACGGGGCTGGGTGAGGCACTTGGCACATCTGTGATGCTCAGCCAGTGTTGGTGCAGATGGAAAGGACTGACGGCCACACGGCCAGCCAGACGCACCGCCGGGCGACTTGGGCGGAGAGGCCGTGCCCTGCCCCGGCTGACCCTGCCCTCTTCTGTCCCCAGGATCTCAGGCAGGGCCCGGCTCTTCTCTGCAGGAAGTGGGTGGGCTGCGGGGCCCCACTCCAGCGCCGGGGGCCATGGTGCGGAACGTGGATGACCTGGATTTCCACCTGCCCTCGCACGCCCAGGACATGCTGGACGGCTTGCGGCGGCTGCGCTCCCAGCCCAAGCTGGCCGATGTCACACTTCTGGTGGGGGGCCGGGAGCTGCCGTGCCACCGCGGCCTCCTGGCTCTCAGCAGCCCCTACTTCCACGCCATGTTTGCAGGCGACTTTGCCGAGAGTTTCTCGGCGCGCGTGGAGCTGCGGGACGTGGAGCCCGCCGTGGTGGGGCAGCTGGTGGACTTCGTGTACACGGGCCGCCTGACCGTCACGCAGGGCAACGTGGAGGCGCTGACGCGCACGGCCGCCCGCCTGCACTTCCCCGCCGTGCAGAAGGTGTGCGGCCGCTACCTGCAGCAGCAGCTGGACGCCACCAACTGCTTGGGCATCTGTGAGTTCGGGGagcagcaggggctgtggggcGTGGCTGCCAAGGCCTGGGCCTTCCTGCGTGAGAACTTCGAGGCGGTGGCCCAGGAGGACGAGTTCCTGCAGCTGCCGCAGGACCGGCTGGCCACCTGTCTGGCCGGTGAACTGCTCCAGGTGCAGCCAGAGAGAAGCCGGCTGGAGGCCCTGCTGCGCTGGGTGCGCCACGACCCACAGGCCCGGGCCGTCCACCTCCCCAAGCTGCTCGGCCTGGTGCGCCTGGACGCCGTGCCCAGACCCTGCGTGCAGCAGCTGCTGGCCACTGAGCCGCTGATCCGGGAGTCGGAGGCGTGCTGGGTGGCCCTGTCCCAGGGCCATGATGAGGTGAGCAAGGGGCGGGAGGGGCGCCCCAGAGACCCCGACCTGCGTGGGGATGGAGCGTGCAGAGTGCATACCCCCAGGGTGCCCCGAACCTGGCAGCTCTACCCGCCTTGGGCTGATTACCCGTGAGGAACATCACTATTCATGCCCTGGGCCCCCGCGCGTCCCACACCCTggatgtgtgggggaggggaagcagaagTGACTGTCCAAACCGTGGTCAGAGCTCACAGCTTGGTGCAGACAAACCTGGAAGCAGACCTAAAGCAGCAGGAGAAAGGCTGAAGCTGGGCTGGGGGCATCCTGGGCAGGGTGGCCAGTCAGGGAGGGCTCTCTGGAGGAGGCAGCCTCTTAGCTGGGCCTTAGGGAAGGGCTAGGAGCTCGGCAGGAGGGAAAACAGTCCAGAAAGATGGCATAGTGTGTACACAGGCCTAGGGGCCTGGATGGGCCTGGCAGCAGGCCACCTCCCGCCCCGTAGGAACCTGCTCGAGCGTTCACGGGGTGCGGTTTCCTATGTGTGCTGCGGTGAGTGTGGCAGGCAGCACAGCTCAGGGCACAGTGATGGACGAAGAGCTGATGAATCCGCCTGTGGCTGCGTGGCCTGCTCAGGGCCCTGCTCCGGAGGAGCCCTCAAGAGCCAGGCCTGGGCCACAGATGCTGCTCGGGCcagggtcggggtgggggggggctggaggtgggggtgcaggcCTCCTGCAGGAGGAGCCAGAGACACAGGGGAGCCCCGGGGGCTGGGAGCTTGGAGCACGGCCACTTACCCACCAGTGTGGAACCGGGCTGGCCCTTCCTGCCCGGCCAGGGTCATCCGAGTTCAGCACGCCGCATGCTGGcccaggggaggagctggggacaGAGTCGGTGTTGCCTCCAAAGATGGGTGTGGGGACGCCTCTGGAAGGCAcgtgggggctgctgggagggaacAGCGATCAGGTTTGGGCCACACGTGCACCTGCTGCCCGATCGCTCCCAGTCCTGAGTGCTTGCCGCCCTGCCTGGCCCCATGCGACCACcgtgtgcacgcgcacacgcatacacacgtgctcacacatgcacacacgtgctcacacCACCCCATGCATATGCACCCGCATAGCTGCCCCACCAAAGCCCTGCCCCAGATAATGCGGCTGAGGCCTGAGAGCCCCTGGGGCCCCTTGCATGGGGAACGCAGCCGCCCGCTCCTCTCACCCAGCCTTCCTGGCCCCACAGGCACTGCTGGCCCTCCcgcagaagctggaggaggtgctggtggtggtgggcgggcgggccctggaggaggaagaggagggcgCAGAGGAGCCGGCCCCTCACCCCAGGAACCCCAGGAACTTCGCCTTCTACAATAGCAAGGCCCGTGAGTAGCCCTCACGCTGTCCCTGCGGCCTGCGAGCCCCTCGTGTCTGccgtgcagggggagggagtgagATGCTCACAGGGAGGCGGCACTGCCGGAGAGCCTAGAGGCCAGCTCAGCTAGGTGGCCCCCTCACCCTCCAGTCACAGCCCCTAACTTTggccctggagcccagggcaAAGTGTTCTGCTGCCCAAAATGCCCTGGGTGGGAGGACGGCTGCTGGCCTGCATGCCCAGTGTGACCTTGGCCCCAAGGGGAGAACAGGGAGCTGGGGTGCAGGTGGCCTGGAGGGTAGGAGCGCAGGGACAAGGTCAGCTCTAACAGGGTTCTAATTCCAGCCTTTGAGCAGTTCACTTCTCCACCCTAAGCTTGCTCCTCATCTGAGGAAGGGGCTCATCACATAGCTGGGATGCAGACCCGACGGGCACGGACTGGGCCTCTCCTGCCTGGGGCCCCATCACAGGGTGGCCgggaaagggggaggggtaggagggCAGCAGGGTCTCTGGAGGGGCACGTTGGCCCTGGGAAACTCTTCTGAAAGCTCTGAGGAGCGCCGGCTGGTGTCCCAGGCCCACTGGGCCAGTCACCAGTCACCCACATGGCGTCAGCGGCTGGCAGGCTCTGGGAAGCGTGAGGCCCGCTGTCCCAGGTCAGGGGCTGACGAGGGGATTTGGGGGCTGACGTCAGGAAATGAGCTCTGCTGGCTTCACCCGAGAGCAGCTGTCCCTCCAACCCCAAGGGGAGGACGGCAGGGGGCACGCTGGCAGGCAAAGGCCTGGTGACTG
This window of the Ailuropoda melanoleuca isolate Jingjing chromosome 2, ASM200744v2, whole genome shotgun sequence genome carries:
- the KLHL30 gene encoding kelch-like protein 30, coding for MVRNVDDLDFHLPSHAQDMLDGLRRLRSQPKLADVTLLVGGRELPCHRGLLALSSPYFHAMFAGDFAESFSARVELRDVEPAVVGQLVDFVYTGRLTVTQGNVEALTRTAARLHFPAVQKVCGRYLQQQLDATNCLGICEFGEQQGLWGVAAKAWAFLRENFEAVAQEDEFLQLPQDRLATCLAGELLQVQPERSRLEALLRWVRHDPQARAVHLPKLLGLVRLDAVPRPCVQQLLATEPLIRESEACWVALSQGHDEALLALPQKLEEVLVVVGGRALEEEEEGAEEPAPHPRNPRNFAFYNSKAQRWMALPDFPDYHKWGFSLAALNNTVYVTGGSRGTKTDTWSTTQAWCFPLKEATWKPVAPMLKARTNHASAALNGEIYAIGGTTLDVVEVESYDPYTDAWTPVSPALKYVSNFSAASCGGRLYLVGSSACKYNALALQCYNPVTDAWSVIASPFLPKYLSSPRCAALQGALYLVGDNTKKVYVYDPGANLWQKVQSLHSLHENGALVPLGDALYVTGGRWQGMDGDYHVEMEAYDRGRDAWTRHGSLPRLWLYHGASTVFLDVSKWTQPFSPAQEH